From the genome of Nicotiana sylvestris chromosome 2, ASM39365v2, whole genome shotgun sequence, one region includes:
- the LOC138885826 gene encoding uncharacterized protein: protein MEKEAESFVAKCDKCQRYGNNMHRLAKLLHPVIAPWPFMKWGMDIVGPLPQAKGQVEVGAFKQVREKEVKDFLWRNIICRFGVPKEIVCDNVPQFIGAQITEFFQSWQIKRITSTPSHPEGETPFSLVYGVEALIPVEIGEPSMRFTQAAQESNDEEMRVNLDLLKGRREVALIRMAAQKQVIERYYN, encoded by the exons atggaaaaagaagcagaaagtttcgtggccaaatgtgataaatgtcaaaggtacggtaacaatatgcatagacttGCGAAATTATTACACCCAGTCATTgccccatggccatttatgaaatggggaatggatatcgtgggtccattaccacaagcaaaaggacag gTGGAGgtaggagcatttaaacaggtgcgagaaaaggaagtcaaagatttTCTTTGGaggaatatcatatgccgattcggtgtaccaaaggagatcgtgtgtgataatgtccctcaatttattggagctcaaatcacggaattctttcaaagttggcaaattaaaaggattacgtcaacaccTTCTCATCCTGAGG gagaaacaccattttcattggtttatggagttgaggctttaattccagttgagataggggaaccaagtatgCGGTTCACACAGGCGgcacaagaatctaatgacgaggagatgcgggtcaatctAGATTTACTCAAGGGGAGGAGAGAAGttgcattgataagaatggcagcacaaaagcaagtcatagaacgatattacaactgA